In Deferribacter desulfuricans SSM1, the following are encoded in one genomic region:
- a CDS encoding sensor histidine kinase: MYKLTAFITFFVFIVYLILKYNHLIFIADVLISLYVFLLTFFVIKKLSDKEKQLEEKIEELNQTASELKAANEELHALNQQLLKSKKDLETYKSYSENLVLNMNHEIKTPLNSILGFTSLLLTDFEEMEKEDIVNSLKMIDESAKRLNSMINNVIQLAKKPLSEVDDEIICDSPKYIIDSIISTIKGLIKNNDKLIFDYFIPENFPKLSFKESVLNSLLLNISLAAVLNTDKGMIELHVYEKNDDIFIEIKDSGKRIDIEKIKNYFVNSNIEINTNEPEYRLYIAKQLAVKNDIDMKVDSNEYNNKYTVVLKRC; the protein is encoded by the coding sequence ATGTATAAACTAACAGCATTTATAACTTTTTTTGTATTTATAGTTTATTTAATATTAAAATATAATCATTTGATATTCATTGCGGATGTTCTCATCTCATTATATGTATTTTTGCTAACTTTTTTTGTTATAAAGAAATTATCTGATAAGGAGAAACAACTTGAAGAAAAGATAGAGGAATTAAATCAAACAGCTTCTGAGTTAAAGGCTGCAAATGAAGAGCTTCATGCTTTAAATCAACAATTGTTAAAGTCTAAAAAAGACTTAGAAACATATAAATCATATAGCGAAAATCTTGTACTTAATATGAATCATGAAATCAAAACACCTTTAAATTCTATTTTAGGGTTTACATCTTTATTGCTAACTGATTTTGAAGAAATGGAAAAAGAGGATATTGTCAATTCCTTGAAAATGATTGATGAGTCAGCTAAAAGATTGAACTCTATGATTAATAATGTAATTCAATTAGCTAAAAAACCTTTATCTGAAGTTGATGATGAGATTATTTGTGACAGTCCTAAATATATTATCGATTCAATAATTTCCACTATCAAAGGGTTGATTAAGAATAATGATAAACTAATTTTTGATTATTTTATCCCTGAAAATTTTCCAAAATTATCTTTCAAAGAGTCTGTGCTTAATAGTTTATTGCTAAATATTTCGTTAGCTGCAGTTTTAAATACTGATAAAGGGATGATAGAATTACATGTTTATGAAAAAAATGATGATATTTTCATAGAAATTAAGGATTCTGGAAAGCGTATAGATATTGAAAAAATAAAAAATTATTTTGTGAATAGTAATATTGAAATCAACACAAATGAGCCTGAGTATCGACTTTATATAGCTAAGCAGCTTGCAGTAAAAAATGATATAGATATGAAAGTTGATAGTAATGAATATAACAATAAATACACAGTTGTACTTAAAAGGTGTTAA
- a CDS encoding helix-turn-helix domain-containing protein, with protein MSYGAKLREIRKRLGMTLEDVSQKTGFTKSFISQIENGKNSPSIASLKKICFALGITISELFEDERNVVSKFSYDDYKVLKNKNLDIYFLASKLVNRKLEPLILEMHPNSETGSNFYNHVGEEFGYVLEGEIVVVIGNEEYVLKEGESIYFSSNLPHKIKNKTNKFAKAFWVGTPPSF; from the coding sequence ATGAGCTACGGAGCTAAATTAAGAGAAATAAGAAAAAGATTAGGGATGACATTAGAAGATGTTTCACAAAAGACAGGGTTTACAAAGAGCTTTATCAGTCAAATAGAAAATGGGAAGAATTCTCCATCAATAGCCTCACTAAAAAAGATATGCTTTGCGTTAGGCATCACAATAAGTGAGCTTTTTGAAGATGAAAGAAATGTTGTATCTAAATTCAGCTATGATGATTACAAAGTTTTAAAAAACAAAAATTTGGATATTTACTTTTTAGCAAGTAAACTTGTAAACAGAAAGTTAGAGCCGCTTATTTTAGAAATGCACCCAAACTCAGAAACAGGTTCAAATTTTTATAATCATGTGGGTGAAGAATTTGGTTATGTGTTAGAGGGTGAAATAGTTGTTGTCATTGGTAATGAAGAATATGTGTTAAAAGAAGGGGAATCTATATATTTTAGTTCAAATCTACCCCACAAAATAAAAAATAAAACTAATAAATTTGCTAAAGCATTTTGGGTTGGAACACCACCATCTTTTTAG
- the rpsT gene encoding 30S ribosomal protein S20, which translates to MAHSLSAKKRIRQNEKRRLRNKSYKSMMKTFTKKFLAAVEEGNIEEAEKRFNEAVKVIYKVHSKGIIHKNQAARRVARLAKRLQALKNSAA; encoded by the coding sequence ATGGCGCATAGTTTATCTGCAAAAAAAAGAATTAGGCAAAATGAAAAAAGAAGGTTAAGAAACAAATCATATAAGTCAATGATGAAAACTTTTACAAAGAAGTTTTTGGCTGCTGTTGAAGAAGGAAATATAGAAGAAGCTGAAAAAAGGTTTAATGAAGCTGTTAAAGTAATTTACAAAGTACACTCAAAAGGTATTATCCATAAAAATCAAGCTGCTAGAAGAGTAGCTAGATTAGCTAAAAGACTTCAAGCTTTAAAAAATAGCGCAGCATAA
- the fusA gene encoding elongation factor G encodes MNVNDPGSIRNVAFISHGGAGKTSLVETILFNAKATNRIGSVDNGTTIMDFDPVEIEKKISINAKVATISWRKNMINIVDTPGYANFLHETKVALSAVGGAVVIASAITGVKAETERVWKFAEEYDLAKLIFVNKMDKERADLFRALGDIEKSFGVTPIPIFLPIGKEENFKGIVDLVKMKAYIYPDEPTAEFKEAEIPSEMMDEVENYRTKLVEAVSETDDELIEKYLEGEELTEEEIKKGLREGTISKRFIPVLCGSAVKNIGSKFLLEAIIDYLPSPLEREYKVAVDTKTGEEVPVRPEGKNFMGFVFKTFIDPFAGKLTIFRVYSGELTNDSEIYNPNKGEFEKVNQLYLLQGKNFIKTDKIIAGQIAMINKLKYTTTFDTLCDKKCTLQFKPVEVPEPVISFSLQPKSKEDEDKVSNGLHKLMEEDVGIRVGRDEQTNELLLSGMGQMHIEVVVEKLKEKFKVDVELKTPKVPYKETIKMSAKGQGKYKKQTGGRGQYGDVWIELQPLERGAGFEFEDKIVGGVVPKQYIPAVEKGIREAAKEGILAGFPMVDFKAILYDGSYHSVDSSEMAFKIAASMAFKKVAMEAKPVLLEPIMNIDVFVPEETVGTVLGDLNARRGRIINVEPQINGQHIRAQVPMAEILKYAPDLRSMTGGRGMFTMEFSHYEEVPTHIAEKIIAQAKAEKEKD; translated from the coding sequence ATGAATGTTAATGATCCAGGTAGCATAAGAAACGTAGCTTTTATTTCACATGGTGGTGCTGGTAAAACAAGTTTAGTTGAAACGATTTTATTTAATGCAAAAGCAACAAATAGGATTGGTAGTGTCGATAATGGGACTACTATAATGGATTTTGATCCTGTTGAAATTGAAAAGAAAATTTCGATAAATGCTAAAGTTGCAACAATTAGCTGGCGTAAAAATATGATCAATATTGTAGATACTCCAGGGTATGCTAACTTTTTACATGAGACAAAAGTTGCTTTATCTGCAGTGGGTGGAGCAGTTGTTATAGCAAGTGCAATTACAGGTGTAAAAGCTGAAACTGAGAGGGTATGGAAATTTGCAGAGGAGTATGATTTAGCTAAGCTGATTTTTGTCAACAAGATGGATAAAGAAAGAGCTGATCTCTTTAGAGCATTAGGAGACATAGAGAAAAGTTTTGGTGTTACGCCGATTCCTATATTTTTACCTATTGGTAAAGAAGAGAACTTTAAAGGAATTGTAGATCTTGTAAAAATGAAGGCTTACATATACCCTGATGAGCCAACAGCAGAGTTTAAAGAAGCTGAAATCCCTTCAGAGATGATGGATGAGGTGGAAAATTATAGAACAAAGCTAGTTGAAGCCGTAAGTGAAACTGATGATGAATTAATTGAAAAGTATCTTGAGGGTGAAGAGCTTACAGAAGAAGAGATTAAGAAAGGTTTAAGAGAAGGGACTATTTCTAAAAGATTTATACCTGTTTTGTGTGGTTCTGCAGTTAAAAATATTGGTAGTAAATTTTTATTAGAAGCAATAATTGATTATTTACCTTCCCCATTAGAAAGAGAGTATAAAGTAGCTGTTGATACAAAAACAGGTGAAGAAGTACCTGTTAGGCCAGAGGGTAAAAACTTTATGGGATTTGTTTTTAAAACATTTATTGATCCTTTTGCGGGTAAACTAACTATATTTAGAGTATATTCTGGAGAATTAACAAACGACTCTGAAATTTACAACCCAAATAAAGGGGAGTTTGAAAAGGTTAATCAACTCTATCTGTTGCAAGGGAAAAATTTTATTAAGACAGATAAAATAATTGCTGGTCAAATTGCAATGATAAATAAGTTAAAGTATACTACAACATTTGATACTCTTTGCGATAAGAAATGTACTCTACAATTCAAACCAGTAGAAGTACCTGAACCAGTTATCTCTTTTTCACTACAACCAAAGTCAAAAGAGGATGAGGATAAAGTATCAAATGGTTTGCATAAATTAATGGAAGAGGATGTTGGTATTAGAGTTGGTAGAGACGAACAGACAAATGAGCTTTTGTTGAGTGGTATGGGTCAGATGCATATAGAAGTCGTTGTAGAAAAATTAAAAGAGAAGTTTAAAGTTGATGTGGAGTTGAAAACACCAAAAGTTCCATACAAAGAGACAATTAAAATGAGTGCTAAAGGGCAGGGCAAATATAAAAAACAGACTGGTGGAAGAGGGCAGTATGGTGATGTTTGGATAGAATTACAGCCATTAGAGAGAGGTGCTGGTTTTGAATTTGAAGATAAAATAGTTGGTGGTGTTGTACCAAAACAATACATCCCTGCTGTAGAAAAAGGGATAAGAGAGGCTGCAAAAGAAGGTATTTTGGCTGGATTCCCTATGGTAGATTTTAAAGCTATTCTGTACGATGGCTCGTATCATTCTGTGGATTCCTCTGAAATGGCATTTAAGATTGCAGCGTCCATGGCTTTTAAAAAGGTTGCTATGGAAGCAAAACCGGTTCTTTTGGAACCTATTATGAATATAGATGTGTTTGTTCCTGAGGAAACTGTTGGTACTGTATTAGGTGATTTAAATGCGAGAAGAGGTAGGATTATAAATGTGGAACCTCAAATCAATGGCCAACATATCAGAGCACAGGTTCCAATGGCTGAGATTTTGAAATATGCTCCTGATTTGAGAAGTATGACTGGTGGTAGAGGAATGTTTACTATGGAATTTAGTCATTATGAAGAGGTGCCAACACATATTGCGGAAAAAATTATTGCACAGGCAAAGGCTGAGAAAGAAAAAGATTAG
- the hflK gene encoding FtsH protease activity modulator HflK produces the protein MNNSDPWGDKKIEFKMPNFKYKGLLLSLIAIVLILLWLASGVFIVKPNEQAIVKRFGKIIKIVGPGPHYHLPYPIETIDKAEVTKVHRIEIGFRSLKNGGYKTIKEESLMLTGDENIVNIDFIVQYKIYDISKYLYNVVDVPKTIKDAAEATIREVAGKENIDEILTTGKNRIQIETQKILQRILDDYQTGVKIVAVQLQDVEPPAPVIKYFKDVASAREDKNRYINEAEAYANEIIPQARAKAASMILEAEAYQKEKIEKAKGDAYRFIETLKSYKSAPEITKKRLYFDTMEKILKRSEKYIFDSDIKNLSPIIGLDGLNQGVKK, from the coding sequence ATGAATAATAGTGATCCATGGGGCGATAAAAAAATAGAATTTAAAATGCCCAACTTTAAATATAAAGGGTTATTGCTATCTTTGATTGCTATAGTCCTTATATTATTATGGCTTGCATCAGGAGTTTTTATAGTTAAACCAAATGAGCAAGCTATAGTTAAACGCTTTGGTAAAATAATCAAAATTGTAGGCCCCGGCCCGCATTATCATCTACCTTATCCAATAGAAACTATAGATAAAGCAGAAGTTACTAAAGTGCATAGGATAGAAATAGGCTTTAGAAGTTTAAAAAATGGTGGCTATAAAACTATTAAAGAAGAATCCCTGATGCTCACTGGTGATGAAAATATCGTCAACATAGACTTTATTGTTCAGTATAAAATTTATGACATTTCAAAATATTTATACAATGTTGTAGATGTGCCAAAAACGATAAAAGATGCTGCAGAAGCTACTATAAGAGAAGTTGCTGGAAAGGAAAATATAGACGAAATATTGACAACTGGAAAAAATAGAATCCAAATTGAAACACAAAAAATTTTACAGAGAATTTTAGACGATTATCAAACAGGGGTGAAAATTGTAGCAGTTCAGCTTCAAGATGTAGAACCACCTGCACCAGTAATAAAGTATTTTAAAGATGTCGCAAGTGCAAGAGAAGATAAAAACAGATATATAAACGAAGCAGAAGCTTATGCCAATGAAATAATCCCTCAAGCTAGAGCAAAAGCTGCATCTATGATTTTAGAAGCTGAAGCATATCAAAAGGAAAAAATAGAAAAAGCCAAAGGGGACGCTTATAGATTTATAGAAACATTAAAAAGTTATAAATCTGCTCCAGAAATTACTAAAAAAAGATTATATTTTGATACAATGGAAAAAATACTTAAAAGAAGTGAAAAATATATTTTCGATTCTGATATAAAAAATCTAAGCCCCATTATTGGATTAGATGGATTAAATCAAGGGGTAAAAAAATGA
- the hflC gene encoding protease modulator HflC gives MKKGAILLILIFGVIIAYKSFFFVVDVTEYAIITQLGKPKKTITEPGLYLRLPFIQNIIFFSKKLMEYDAPPSEILTKDKKALVVDNYCRWKIIEPLKFYLSFRDVRSALARIDDIIYSEMRIELGKHNLIDVVSKNRNEIMKNVTIASKLKAKDFGIEIIDIRIKRADLPPENEKAVYARMKAERERIAKQYRSEGYEEAQKIRAKTEKERTIILAEAYRKVQEIKGNTDAKVIKIYADAFSKDPNFYDFLKKLEVHENSFDNKTKLFLSTNSEIYKMLKSIK, from the coding sequence ATGAAAAAAGGCGCTATATTATTAATTTTAATTTTTGGTGTAATTATTGCATATAAAAGTTTTTTCTTTGTAGTAGATGTCACTGAATATGCTATTATAACCCAGTTGGGAAAACCTAAAAAAACTATCACCGAGCCTGGCTTATATCTTAGACTACCTTTTATTCAAAATATTATATTTTTTAGTAAAAAGCTTATGGAATATGACGCTCCACCATCGGAAATTTTAACAAAAGATAAAAAAGCTTTGGTAGTCGACAACTATTGTAGATGGAAAATAATAGAACCTTTAAAATTTTATCTCTCTTTTAGAGATGTAAGAAGCGCATTAGCTAGAATCGATGACATTATATACTCAGAAATGCGAATTGAACTTGGAAAGCACAATCTAATTGATGTGGTATCGAAAAATAGAAATGAAATAATGAAAAATGTAACAATAGCATCAAAACTCAAAGCCAAAGATTTTGGTATAGAAATAATTGATATTAGGATTAAAAGAGCTGATCTACCACCAGAAAATGAAAAAGCTGTATATGCCAGGATGAAAGCAGAACGTGAAAGAATAGCAAAACAGTATAGATCCGAAGGATACGAAGAAGCACAAAAAATTAGAGCCAAAACAGAGAAAGAAAGGACAATCATACTCGCTGAAGCATATAGAAAAGTGCAAGAAATAAAAGGGAATACCGATGCAAAGGTTATAAAAATCTACGCCGATGCATTTAGTAAAGACCCTAATTTTTACGATTTTCTAAAAAAGTTAGAAGTGCATGAAAATAGTTTTGATAATAAGACAAAACTGTTTTTATCAACAAACAGCGAAATATATAAGATGTTAAAAAGTATAAAATAA
- the trkA gene encoding Trk system potassium transporter TrkA, with product MKNIIIVGAGEVGYNLASHLIAENKNVVLIDKDSDKIKYASTHLDCITIKGEGNNIDILEKAGIDNCDIFISATDSDEVNIISCFIVANEFNVPVKIARVRNLDYSKRNFFIKGNSGIDLLVNPEIEASKSIVNSIVHGAVSDVFTFEGTTIQLRDIYIDSSSKIKGLTLYDLKKKYNLPYIIAGILREKVILIPHGGTTILEGDNLYIVGDEKNLDILFKKIGLKIKKIKDIVIIGGGRIGEIVSSELTKLGKNVMLIEKNYDKCKELSEKYEDILIINADITDKNIFEEENLKNYDLLIATTGNEELNILTAVYAKKIGVKRTISIINKSNYLTLASSLGIDATVNTKLSSVNTILKFIRKGKVKSIYSIFDGKAEAFEISINENSYFANKKIKDINLPKGALIVAINRENNNFIPDGDSEIKPGDNIIIFTLQNVVEKIEQMLA from the coding sequence ATGAAAAATATCATCATTGTTGGTGCTGGTGAAGTTGGATACAATTTAGCTTCACATCTTATCGCTGAAAATAAAAATGTTGTATTAATTGATAAAGATAGCGATAAGATTAAATATGCTTCCACTCATCTTGACTGTATAACTATCAAAGGTGAAGGAAATAATATAGATATTTTAGAAAAAGCTGGTATTGATAATTGTGATATTTTCATATCTGCCACTGATTCAGATGAAGTAAACATTATATCCTGTTTTATTGTTGCGAATGAATTTAACGTACCTGTTAAAATAGCTCGCGTAAGAAATCTTGATTACTCTAAAAGAAATTTTTTCATAAAAGGTAACAGCGGTATAGACCTGCTCGTTAATCCAGAAATAGAAGCAAGCAAAAGTATTGTAAACAGTATAGTTCATGGTGCTGTAAGCGATGTCTTTACTTTTGAAGGGACAACAATACAACTTCGTGATATTTATATAGATTCTAGCTCTAAAATAAAAGGTTTAACACTTTACGACCTAAAGAAAAAATATAATCTCCCATATATAATTGCAGGGATTTTAAGAGAAAAAGTGATTTTGATCCCTCACGGAGGAACAACTATATTAGAAGGGGATAACCTCTATATAGTTGGTGATGAAAAAAATCTAGATATACTTTTTAAAAAAATAGGTTTAAAAATAAAAAAAATTAAGGATATAGTTATAATAGGTGGCGGGCGTATAGGTGAAATTGTAAGCTCAGAATTAACCAAGCTTGGTAAAAATGTCATGCTTATTGAAAAAAATTATGATAAATGTAAGGAATTAAGCGAAAAGTATGAAGATATATTAATAATCAATGCAGATATTACTGATAAAAACATTTTTGAAGAGGAAAATTTAAAAAACTATGATTTACTGATTGCTACCACCGGAAATGAAGAGTTAAACATTTTAACAGCTGTTTATGCAAAAAAAATAGGGGTTAAACGTACAATATCTATAATTAATAAGTCCAATTATTTGACTCTTGCTTCAAGCTTGGGAATTGATGCAACAGTAAATACAAAACTTAGTTCAGTTAACACTATTTTAAAATTTATCAGAAAAGGGAAAGTGAAATCTATTTATTCTATTTTTGATGGTAAAGCTGAAGCTTTCGAAATTTCCATAAATGAAAACAGCTATTTTGCCAATAAAAAAATTAAAGATATCAATTTACCTAAAGGTGCTCTAATAGTTGCTATAAATAGAGAAAATAATAATTTCATCCCCGATGGCGATTCTGAAATTAAACCTGGCGATAATATAATAATTTTTACATTACAAAATGTTGTTGAAAAAATTGAACAAATGTTAGCATAA
- a CDS encoding TrkH family potassium uptake protein, with the protein MHLKTVINIIAILLVIVALFMIFPALWALYYGEKSCFVVFLKVIISVIISCGIVFFATKKNKENNLSTRDGFLLVSLSWVLASLIGALPFYLSGSIPSFTDAFFETMSGFTTTGASILTNIEALPKSMLFWRSLTHWLGGMGIVVLTVAILPLLGIGGLQLIKAEAPGPTVDKITPRIGETAKYLWLIYVGFSVLETILLLFGGMNLFDALTHTFGTMATGGFSTKNTSVAHFNSAYIDYVITIFMILAGINFTLHYKLITGNFKDLIKDSELKAYLTIFAVSTLLLTYDLTKNHFDNFWHGLRYGSFQAATILTTTGYATFDYEKWPAMSRTVLFLLMFIGGCSGSTGGGIKVIRIFTLFKQALIEMRYLIRPKGIFTLRLSGNVVKKDIVYAISGFFFLYIAIVLTVALLVSLEDVDILTSVSSALATVGNIGPGFGRIGPTENYAFYSDFSKWVLSFAMMIGRLEIYTVLVIFTPYFWKK; encoded by the coding sequence ATGCATTTAAAAACAGTAATAAACATTATTGCAATACTTTTAGTTATTGTAGCTCTTTTTATGATTTTTCCAGCATTATGGGCCTTATATTATGGTGAAAAATCATGCTTTGTTGTTTTTTTAAAAGTTATTATCTCTGTAATAATCAGTTGTGGTATTGTTTTTTTTGCAACAAAGAAAAATAAAGAAAACAACCTTTCTACAAGAGATGGATTCTTATTAGTCTCATTAAGCTGGGTGCTTGCATCATTAATAGGAGCATTACCATTTTACTTGTCAGGCTCTATTCCATCATTTACTGATGCATTTTTTGAAACGATGTCAGGTTTTACCACAACAGGAGCTTCTATACTTACAAACATAGAAGCACTACCAAAATCCATGCTATTTTGGAGATCTTTGACACATTGGTTAGGTGGTATGGGGATTGTAGTTTTGACAGTAGCTATATTACCTCTTCTTGGAATTGGCGGTTTGCAACTGATTAAAGCTGAGGCCCCTGGACCAACTGTCGACAAAATTACTCCAAGAATTGGTGAAACTGCAAAATATCTATGGCTCATATATGTTGGTTTTTCAGTACTTGAAACAATATTATTACTTTTTGGAGGAATGAACCTTTTCGATGCTTTAACACACACTTTTGGTACAATGGCTACAGGTGGCTTCTCTACAAAAAATACAAGTGTGGCGCATTTTAACTCTGCCTATATAGATTATGTTATAACAATTTTTATGATACTTGCAGGGATAAATTTTACTTTGCATTACAAATTAATAACAGGAAATTTTAAAGACTTAATTAAGGATTCTGAATTAAAAGCTTATCTTACAATTTTTGCTGTATCCACTTTACTTCTCACCTATGATTTGACAAAAAACCATTTTGATAACTTTTGGCACGGATTAAGATACGGTTCATTTCAAGCCGCTACTATATTAACAACAACCGGCTATGCTACATTTGACTATGAAAAATGGCCTGCAATGTCAAGGACAGTCCTATTTTTGTTAATGTTTATTGGAGGCTGCTCTGGATCAACAGGTGGTGGAATTAAAGTTATAAGAATTTTTACCCTTTTTAAACAAGCTTTAATAGAAATGAGGTATCTTATTAGACCTAAAGGGATATTTACTCTAAGGCTTAGTGGAAATGTTGTAAAAAAAGATATAGTTTATGCTATTTCTGGTTTTTTCTTTTTATACATTGCTATTGTACTTACTGTTGCATTACTTGTTTCGCTTGAGGATGTAGATATCTTAACATCAGTATCGTCAGCCCTTGCTACAGTTGGCAACATAGGGCCTGGTTTTGGACGAATTGGACCTACTGAAAACTACGCTTTTTATTCTGATTTTTCAAAATGGGTATTAAGTTTTGCTATGATGATAGGTCGTCTTGAAATCTATACAGTATTAGTTATTTTTACTCCTTACTTCTGGAAAAAATGA
- the hypF gene encoding carbamoyltransferase HypF: MKTFLVKVQGVVQGVGFRPFIYNLAKKLNLPGEVKNTSSGVEITVNTKNKKEVAKFIEIIKTDAPLLSHIVDIQCKEIEFKHFDEFKIIKSESKNDITFVSPDAALCKKCENELFNPNDRRYLYPFINCINCGPRYSIVKEIPYDRENTTMSIFKMCKECEEEYNSVVNRRFHAQPNCCSICGPNVYTKNNKGFDAIKEVAKVVNDGGIIALKGLGGYHLICDATNDEAIKKLRIHKKREYKPFAVMIKDLNILTDKYKLKLSNTEKLIITSPQSPILIVNWPNHPLSEYVNPLNNRLGIMITYTPLHKLLLNFINTDFIVATSGNLRDEPIAIDEESAEKTLQFVDLFLHHNRPIHNRVDDSVATVINNQIYILRRARGFAPYPIMLKKSLNKVVLGVGTHLKNTISLGVKNYIFPSQYVGDLDNIKSIKFFEETIDKIQKLFKSKADLIITDLHPDYYTSKYASKINKPQISLQHHVAHFFSVMAENGIEDNCIGIIFDGLGLGCDKKIWGGEVFTFCNGILERYTHIDYSLQIGNASSKKPFLMTISYLKKYNLLNENTLLLKKIYNIDDNEISFINSLLDKKLNCIETSSMGRLFEAVGSLLSGVKENEFEGHTAIILESIAEQSNDMEDHYKISIDDTIKLKNLIRGVIEDLKKGTQKEIIARKFHNSIANMILNICIKIRDEKNLTNVALSGGVFQNIILTKKTVNLLNNAGFKVALHQKLPPNDGGISAGQVYYYYLKTNKKLDGKFEKFW, from the coding sequence ATGAAAACTTTTTTAGTAAAAGTCCAAGGGGTTGTTCAAGGAGTTGGCTTTAGACCATTTATTTACAATCTTGCTAAAAAATTAAATTTACCAGGTGAAGTCAAAAATACCTCTTCAGGTGTTGAAATAACTGTTAATACCAAGAATAAAAAAGAGGTAGCAAAATTTATAGAAATAATAAAAACTGATGCTCCTTTATTATCCCATATTGTGGATATACAGTGTAAAGAAATAGAGTTTAAACATTTTGACGAATTTAAAATTATAAAATCTGAAAGCAAAAATGATATAACGTTTGTTTCTCCAGACGCTGCCTTGTGCAAAAAATGTGAGAATGAGCTTTTTAACCCAAATGACAGAAGATATTTATACCCATTCATAAACTGTATTAACTGCGGCCCAAGATACTCTATCGTAAAAGAAATCCCCTACGATAGAGAAAATACTACAATGTCAATTTTTAAAATGTGTAAGGAGTGTGAAGAAGAATATAATAGTGTAGTTAACAGGAGATTTCATGCTCAGCCAAATTGCTGCTCTATCTGTGGTCCTAATGTTTATACCAAAAACAATAAAGGGTTTGATGCTATAAAAGAAGTTGCAAAAGTCGTAAATGATGGTGGTATTATTGCATTGAAGGGGCTCGGTGGATATCACTTAATCTGTGATGCCACAAATGATGAAGCAATAAAAAAACTAAGAATACACAAAAAAAGGGAATACAAGCCATTTGCAGTAATGATAAAAGATTTAAATATTTTGACTGATAAATATAAACTAAAGCTTTCAAATACTGAAAAACTAATAATAACTTCACCGCAATCACCAATTTTAATTGTTAATTGGCCAAATCATCCACTTTCAGAGTATGTTAATCCATTAAATAATAGATTAGGGATAATGATTACTTATACACCTCTTCACAAGTTATTGCTAAATTTTATAAATACAGATTTTATTGTTGCTACAAGCGGTAATTTAAGGGATGAACCAATCGCTATTGATGAAGAAAGTGCCGAAAAAACGTTACAATTTGTAGATTTGTTTCTTCACCACAACAGACCCATACACAACCGAGTTGATGACTCTGTCGCTACAGTCATAAACAATCAAATATATATCCTTAGAAGAGCAAGAGGTTTTGCCCCTTATCCCATTATGTTAAAAAAGAGCCTTAACAAGGTAGTTCTTGGTGTAGGCACTCATTTAAAAAACACTATAAGCCTCGGAGTAAAAAATTATATATTCCCATCTCAATACGTAGGTGATCTTGATAACATAAAATCTATAAAATTTTTTGAAGAAACAATAGACAAAATACAAAAACTGTTTAAAAGCAAAGCTGATTTAATAATCACTGATCTACATCCAGATTACTACACAAGCAAATATGCAAGTAAAATAAACAAACCTCAAATTAGTTTACAGCACCATGTTGCACACTTTTTCTCCGTAATGGCCGAAAATGGTATCGAAGATAACTGTATCGGTATAATCTTTGATGGTTTAGGACTTGGTTGCGACAAAAAAATTTGGGGAGGAGAAGTTTTTACTTTTTGTAACGGAATACTTGAAAGATACACACACATCGATTACAGTTTACAAATAGGTAATGCCTCATCAAAAAAACCTTTTTTAATGACAATTTCTTATCTAAAAAAATACAATCTGCTCAATGAAAATACATTGCTATTAAAAAAAATATACAATATTGATGATAACGAAATATCTTTTATAAACTCTTTACTTGATAAAAAATTAAACTGTATAGAAACATCAAGTATGGGTAGACTTTTTGAAGCAGTAGGCTCACTGCTATCAGGGGTAAAAGAAAACGAATTTGAAGGGCATACTGCTATAATTCTTGAGTCAATAGCAGAACAATCTAACGACATGGAAGACCATTATAAAATAAGTATAGATGACACTATAAAGTTAAAAAATCTAATTAGAGGTGTTATTGAAGACTTAAAAAAAGGGACACAAAAAGAGATAATTGCAAGAAAATTCCACAACAGTATAGCAAATATGATACTAAACATTTGCATAAAAATAAGAGATGAAAAAAATTTAACAAATGTTGCTCTAAGTGGAGGAGTTTTTCAAAATATAATTTTAACTAAAAAAACTGTAAACCTTCTCAATAATGCCGGCTTTAAAGTAGCTTTACATCAAAAACTCCCCCCAAATGATGGAGGGATATCAGCTGGACAGGTTTATTATTATTACTTAAAAACTAATAAAAAGTTAGATGGTAAATTTGAAAAATTTTGGTGA